One part of the Phragmites australis chromosome 3, lpPhrAust1.1, whole genome shotgun sequence genome encodes these proteins:
- the LOC133912709 gene encoding uncharacterized protein LOC133912709, with protein sequence MAAACTAATAAAPPLLLTPRRLNAIERQTWGRKKPDRASSSESWTRDKLLARASSSIPGRASLSENWTKDKVERAGRSPSRETTRIGCKRSPSRAPSADRTEKKARPKDNGADSAAYYYAGPAFIKSPDPSELPVPAFIKSPDPSEVPVPRFLKAADNN encoded by the coding sequence ATGGCCGCCGCCTGCACGGCCGCCACAGCGGCTGCTCCGCCGCTGCTCCTGACCCCGCGACGACTGAACGCGATCGAGCGGCAGACCTGGGGCAGAAAGAAGCCCGACCGCGCGTCGTCAAGCGAGAGCTGGACGAGAGACAAGCTCCTCGCCCGCGCCTCGTCCAGCATTCCCGGCCGCGCGTCCTTGAGCGAGAACTGGACAAAGGACAAGGTCGAGCGCGCCGGGCGCTCGCCGTCGAGGGAGACCACTCGGATCGGGTGCAAGAGGTCCCCGAGCCGAGCACCCTCCGCTGACCGGACCGAGAAGAAGGCGAGGCCCAAGGACAATGGCGCGGACTCGGCGGCGTACTACTACGCAGGCCCGGCGTTCATCAAGTCCCCGGACCCGAGCGAGTTGCCGGTTCCTGCGTTCATCAAGTCGCCGGACCCCAGCGAGGTTCCTGTGCCGAGGTTCTTGAAGGCAGCTGACAACAACTGA